The following nucleotide sequence is from uncultured Campylobacter sp..
AGCGATCTTGGTTCAGCTTTTAGAGCAGAGGCTAGATAATGTCGTTTACCGTATGGGCTTTGCTACGACTAGACGATTTGCGCGCCAGCTCGTTACGCACGGACATATCTTGGTAGACGGCAAGCGCGTCGATATCCCTTCGTACTCCGTCCGCGCAGGACAAAAGATCGAAGTGATCGAGAAGAGCAAAAATAACCCGCAAATTTCAAGAGCGCTAGATCTTACGGCACAGACCGGCATCGTAGCGTGGGTAGACGTAGAAAAAGAGAAAAGATACGGAATTTTTTCTAGAGTTCCGGAGAGAGAAGAAGTTGTTATTCCTGTAGAGGAAAGATTTATCGTAGAGCTTTACTCGAAATAGTAGGTGCTAATATGAGAAAAATCACAACATCAGCTCATATGCCAACTGAAATAAAGGTTGAGAATGTCAGCGAAAATGTTGCTAAAATCATAGCATATCCCTTTGAAACGGGATATGCCGTCACTCTAGCTCATCCTTTACGAAGGTTACTTTATACGAGCACGGTCGGTTTTGCGCCGACTGCGGTTAAAATCGAAGGCGTAAGCCATGAATTCGACAGCATGCGCGGCATGCTCGAGGATATGGCGGCTTTTATCATAAATTTAAAGGGCTTAAGGTTTAAAATCAAGGGCGATTCCCTACGCGAGGTCGTAGAATACAGCTTCAAAGGACCTAAAGAAATTTACGGCAGCGACCTAAATAACGACGCCGTAGAGATCGTAAATCCAAGCGCTTATCTGGCTACGATAAACGAGGATGCCGATCTTAAATTTACGCTCATCATCGAAAAGGGTATCGGCTACGTCCCAAGCGAAGAGATCAGAGAAAATTTAGACGCTGATTTCATCGCGTTGGATGCGTTTTTCACCCCGGTAACTAAGGCCGTTTACGACATCGAAAACGTATTCGTAGAGGATAATCCCGACTACGAAAAGGTGGTCTTTACGATCACTACCGACGGTCAGATCAGCGCGATAGACGCGTTTAAAAACGCGCTTGAAGCGATGTATCAGCAGCTGGCGGTTTTCAAAGGCATCGTAAATATCAGCGCTGCGGATACTTTCGGTAGGGCGATCCCCGCAAATTCCGAGTTTGCAAAGCTTTTTGAGAGCGTTAGCAATCTAAGCCTAAGCGCGCGAAGCTTTAACTGCCTGGATCGCGCGGATATTAGATTTATCGGCGAGCTTGCGATCATGGAGGAGAGCGAGCTGAAAGATCTTAAAAATTTAGGCAAAAAATCGCTTGAGGAGATCAAGGCCGTTATGGAGGAGATCGGTTATCCTATCGGCAACCAAGAGCTTGGCGATAAAAAAGAGCAGCTAAAACGCAAGCTCGAAGAGTTAAAAATTCAAAAACAAAAGAATGAAGGATAGTAAATGAGACACAACCACGGATATAGAAAGCTAGGGCGCACCTCGTCTCACCGCGCCGCGCTGCTTAAGAATTTGACTATCGCTATAGTCACGAGCGGCAAGATCGAGACTACGCTTCCTAAAGCCAAAGAGCTAAGAAGCTACGTAGAAAAGCTGATCACTCACGCGCGCAAGGGCGACAGCGAGGCGCATAGATTTGTTTTCGCGGCGCTTCAGGATAAGGCTGCGACAAATAAGTTGGTCACCGAGATCGCTCCAAAATATGCAGGTGTAAACGGCGGCTACACTCGCATCATCAAAACCCGCCTTCGCAAGGGCGACGCCGCAGAGATGGCTTATATCGAGCTAATCAGCAAATAAAATTTCGGGATCACTCCCGAAATTTCTTCTATGAAATTTAAAATTTTACTTCCGCTTATTATCATCGCTGCGGGCTTGGCGTGGGCATTGGACAATTATCTTAGCTATAAAAATATCGAAACGATCAACTCTGAAATTTCGCTAAAGCAAGCATTGAACGGCGAGCAAATTTCTAAAATCCGCGTCTATAAATCCAAACGAATTCTTGAAATTTTAACCTCAAAAGGCGTCGCGAAAAGTTACAAAATCGCCCTCGGACGCGAGCCTGAAGGACACAAAGAGGTTCAAGGCGACGGCAAAACCCCGGAGGGCAACTACACCATAAACGGCAAAAATCCAAACTCGGCGTATCATCTAAATTTAGGCATCTCCTATCCGAACAAAGCCGACGTAGCGCACGCAAAATCCCTCGGCAAGAGCGCAGGCGGCGATATCAAAATCCACGGGCTACCGAATAAATTCAGCTACCTAGGGCAGAGTATCGCGGCGTTCGGCGACTGGACGGAGGGCTGCATAGCGCTCGTCAACGACGATATGGACGAGCTTTTTGAGCACGTAAAAATCGGCACGCCGATAGAAATTTTGCCGTGATTGCACGCGCCTGCGCTAAAATTTCACAGCCGCGATCGATATAAAACGTAGCGTAAATTTCATCTGTGAGCTTCAAAACAATATTCGCCGCCCGGGCTTTTGTAGTCGTAAAATTTACGATTAAACTCGGAGTTTGTTTTTATAAAATTTAATCGTATCGGCGCTTATCCTAATTAAATTTAGACAGTTCCGCTTTAAATTTTACCTACCGCTCAAACGAAATTTCATCCCAAATTTATAGCGCAAATAGTCTAAATTTAAATATACGCAAGCCCGATTATTTGCGAGTTTCGTCCTTGCCGAATCGATAAAATTTTAAAATTGCGACTCGCCGTTCGTGGCGTATAAAATTCTTTGCGATCCATGGCGCAAAATCCGCGCCCTTGCGCAAAATTTCAGATTAAATTTCATCCCCGATAAGCCTTTTTTTATCGCTTTTAGATATAATTCGCCAAAACTAAAATAAGGAATTTTAATGATACCATTTACAGACGAAGAGCTTCTAGCCCCGGTACAAGGCAGCTTGGAGCTAATCCGACCGATGCTGCAAAACGACGGCGGCGATATGAAGCTTTTAGGCATAAAAAACGGCGTCGTCTATGTCCGCCTTACCGGGCATTGCCACGGCTGCGCGGCGAGCTCACAGACCCTAAAATACGGCGTCGAGCGCCAGCTTCGCATGGATATTCACCCCGAGCTTAGCGTCGTAAACATCCCCGAAGGCGAAGAGTTTGAACTATAAAAAACTGGGGCTAAAGGCCTTTTCGCGCGGAGAATTCGAGCTTGCGAAGCTATATTTTTCGCTCGCATACGAAAAAAGCGGCGAGGAGGAAATTCTATTTTTGCTTGAGCTTTGCCAGACTGCGCTGGCAGACCGCGAAGAGGCGCTTATGCTCTTTGATTTTTACAACCTCAGCCCAAAAACTCAAACCGCGGAGCTTTTTAAAATTTTAAACTCCATCAACGAAAAAATCGCGAACGAAGCGGTCTCCGAGCCCGGCGCCGAGGACGAAATCGCCGTTATCGCCTATGCCGATTTTATGCGAGCGGTAGGTCAAAGAGGCTTTAAAGACGCCTTCGAATCGATTATTTTTTCCTCCAAAATCGCCATTTCAGACAAAAGCGAGATGATAGAATTTTTAGAAAATTTAATAGAAAACGGCTACTACGAAATGGGGCTTAATTACGTCGAAAGCTCGGCTGCCGCGTATGCGGGCGATGAGCGCTTCGAAGCGCTGATGCAAAAAATCAAAAATCATGAAAATACGACTCGAAAATAGCTTTATCACCGACAACTCCGCCGAGTGCGAAGCGGGCTGCTTTTTTATGCGCACGGACGCAAACGCCAAATTTGAATCCGAAGCGGCGCAAAAAGGCGCGCAAATCATCTCTATCGCGCAAGCAAAGGAGCTTTTAAGTATCGATCCGCGCATCAAAATCGTAGGCATCACCGGTACGAACGGCAAGACCACGACCGCCGCAGCGATCTATTCGACGCTGCTGGATCTGGGCTTTAGCTGCGGTCTAAGCGGCACGCGCGGCGCCTTTATAAATGAGCGCAGGATCGACGAAAAGGGACTTACGACGAGCTCAGTTTTTAAGACGATGAGCTATCTTTGCGAAGCAGGCAAGCATGGCTGCGAGTACTTCGTCATGGAGGTTAGCTCGCACGCAATCGCGCAAAATCGCATAGAAGGGCTAAATTTTGCGCTTAAAATTTTTACGAATTTAAGTCAAGATCATCTCGATTATCATGGCAGCATGCAAGAATATGCCGCGGTCAAGAGCTCATTTTTCGCTGACGACGCGCCAAAGCTCATAAACGCCGACGATGGGCATATTAAATTTAACCCCGCAAACGCCCTTACCTACGGTATCAAAAACGCCGCGAGCTTCGGCGTGAGCGGATACGGGCTAAAGGGCGGTATCGACGCACTCCTGCGCACTCCAAACGGCGATAATGCGCAGCTTCAAAGCGATCTCATCGGCGAGTTTAATCTCTACAACCTTACCGCGGCGTTTGCGGCGGTTAAAATTCTAACCAAGCTACCGAACGAAAAGATCGTAAAAGCCCTGGCAAACTTCGGCGGCGTCGAGGGTCGCGTGCAGATCGTAAATAAAAATCCGCTTGTAATCGTCGATTTCGCTCATACCCCAGACGGCATCGAAAAGGTGCTAAACGCGCTGCGCGCAAGCGGCGAGATTATCGCGGTTTTCGGCGCAGGAGGCGATCGCGACCACGGCAAGCGTCCGAAAATGGGCGCCATCGCGGAGCACTTTGCTAAAATCTGCATCGTTACGAGCGATAATCCGCGCAGCGAGGATCCAGACGAGATCATCGAGCAAATTTGCGCCGGCATGCGCCGAAAAGATAAAATTTTAAAGATCGCGGATCGCAAAGAGGCTATCGCGCGTGCGCTAGATCTTGCTAAAAACGGCGAAATGATCGCTATTTTGGGCAAGGGCGACGAAACCTATCAAGAGATCAAGGGCGTGAAGCACCCCTTCAGCGACAAACAGGTCGTGAGCGAGCTCGTCGCGGCGCGAGGCGAGTCAAATCTAGACTAAATTTAAAGGACGGTCGATGAAAATCGAAATTTTATCAAGCAAAATCCACCGCGCGCGCGTGACGGACGCCAATCTCAACTACGTAGGCTCCATTACGATAGGGCTCGAGCTCATCGAGGCTGCGGGACTCTGCGAGTACCAAAAAGTCGAGATCCTAAACGTCAATAACGGCGAGCGCTTCGCTACCTACGTGATCCGCGGCGAGAAAAAGGGCGAGATCTGCCTAAACGGCGCGGCCGCGCGCAAAGTCTGTGTCGGCGACGTCGTCATCATCGTGGCCTACGCACAGATGAGCGCCAAAAAAGCAAGAAGCTTCAAGCCTAAAATCGTGCAGGTAAACGAAAAAAACGAAATAACGGAGTAAAGATGTTTGAAGGAATGGATTTTTCGAAAATGGGGCAAATGCTCGATCAGATGCAGGCCAAGGCTAAGCAGATCGAGGAGGAGAATGCGCGCAAGGAATTTACTGTAAAATCGGGCGCGGGCATGGTCGCCATCAGGCTAAACGGCGCGGGCGAGGTGCTCGATCTAAGTATCGACGATAGCCTTTTTAGCGACAAGGAAAGCTTGCAGATCCTACTGATCTCGGCGATCAATGACGCGATAAAACTCGTCGAAAATGAAAAGAAAGGCGCTGCAGCATCCATGCTAGGAGGGCTCGGCGGATTGGGTGATCTGCTTGGCAATAAGGGCTAAGCGTAGTTCAAAAATGGTGAAAATAGGCTTTTTAGAGAGGGCGACTACTTCCCGCCTGGCGAGCGGTTTGGATTTTACGGAGCGAGCGGCTTCTGTAGCGAACTAAATGAAGCCCTATTTTATAAGGCGACAAGTTAAATTTAGATTTTTGTGGCGGTGTAGCTTACATAAAGTGAAACTTGTTTGATTTGACGCTAGGTTATTAAATTTTAACCTTAGCAAATCAGTCAAATTTAACGGGCGGCACGAGGGTAAATTCTAAAATTTCGGCAGGCTGCTACGCTGCGGCGTAAAGTAAAATTTAGCCCGCACGGCTTAAATGCAAAGCAAGGCGAGCCGTTGTGCGGTATCCGCAAGTAAATGAGCGTAAGATGCGGCTCAAAAAAGCGGAGCATCCTTCGCCTCGCGCACTGCGTAAAGCTAGGGAAATTAAAATTTAAAATTTTAAGCGGTATGATTGCTTCTACGCGACGAACAAACGGCTCGCGACAGCAAAGTCTAAGCTGCGCGACGAAAAGGCATTCGAAGGGCGCGAATTTGCATTCGTTAAGGGCGCGCCCAAGCAGAGCAAATCAAAACCGCAAGGTAGGATCGATGGATATTTTCGAAAAATTTAAAGACTACTTGAAGCACAACGAGCTGAAGGCGCCGAGCTTTCATCCGTACTTTGAGGAGGCGCTCAATTACATGCTGCAAGCGGGCGGCAAGCACTTTCGCGCGCAGCTGCTACTAGGCGTCGTCTCGGCGGTGGATGAGCAGCGCTTTGAGGGCGCGCTGGCGATCGCGATGGCGCTTGAGATGATCCACACCTACTCGCTTATCCACGACGATCTGCCCGCGATGGACGATGCGGATCTGCGCCGTGGACGGCCGAGCCTGCATAAAAAATACGACGAGGTCACGGCGATTTTGGTGGGCGACGCACTAAATACAGACGCGTTTTTGATCGCCGCGAGCGCGAACCTAAGCGACGAAATCAAGATAAAATGCATTAAAACTCTAGCGCGAAACGCAGGCAGCAGCGGCATGGTGCTGGGTCAGGCGATCGATTGCCGTTTTGAAAACAGCCCGTTAAAGCAAAACGAACTTGAGTTTTTGCATCTACACAAAACGGGCGCACTCATCGCCGCAGCGTTTGAGCTAGGCGCCATAATCGGCGGGCTAAAGGACGAGCTCGCGCACGAGCTTT
It contains:
- the rpsD gene encoding 30S ribosomal protein S4, producing MARYTGPVEKLERRLGVDLFMKGERRLAGKSALLKRPYAPGQHGQRRAKLSEYGSQLREKQKAKFMYGVSEKQFRRLFAEAARREGNTGAILVQLLEQRLDNVVYRMGFATTRRFARQLVTHGHILVDGKRVDIPSYSVRAGQKIEVIEKSKNNPQISRALDLTAQTGIVAWVDVEKEKRYGIFSRVPEREEVVIPVEERFIVELYSK
- a CDS encoding DNA-directed RNA polymerase subunit alpha; amino-acid sequence: MRKITTSAHMPTEIKVENVSENVAKIIAYPFETGYAVTLAHPLRRLLYTSTVGFAPTAVKIEGVSHEFDSMRGMLEDMAAFIINLKGLRFKIKGDSLREVVEYSFKGPKEIYGSDLNNDAVEIVNPSAYLATINEDADLKFTLIIEKGIGYVPSEEIRENLDADFIALDAFFTPVTKAVYDIENVFVEDNPDYEKVVFTITTDGQISAIDAFKNALEAMYQQLAVFKGIVNISAADTFGRAIPANSEFAKLFESVSNLSLSARSFNCLDRADIRFIGELAIMEESELKDLKNLGKKSLEEIKAVMEEIGYPIGNQELGDKKEQLKRKLEELKIQKQKNEG
- the rplQ gene encoding 50S ribosomal protein L17 encodes the protein MRHNHGYRKLGRTSSHRAALLKNLTIAIVTSGKIETTLPKAKELRSYVEKLITHARKGDSEAHRFVFAALQDKAATNKLVTEIAPKYAGVNGGYTRIIKTRLRKGDAAEMAYIELISK
- a CDS encoding L,D-transpeptidase family protein, which codes for MKFKILLPLIIIAAGLAWALDNYLSYKNIETINSEISLKQALNGEQISKIRVYKSKRILEILTSKGVAKSYKIALGREPEGHKEVQGDGKTPEGNYTINGKNPNSAYHLNLGISYPNKADVAHAKSLGKSAGGDIKIHGLPNKFSYLGQSIAAFGDWTEGCIALVNDDMDELFEHVKIGTPIEILP
- a CDS encoding NifU family protein, encoding MIPFTDEELLAPVQGSLELIRPMLQNDGGDMKLLGIKNGVVYVRLTGHCHGCAASSQTLKYGVERQLRMDIHPELSVVNIPEGEEFEL
- a CDS encoding histidine kinase, which gives rise to MNYKKLGLKAFSRGEFELAKLYFSLAYEKSGEEEILFLLELCQTALADREEALMLFDFYNLSPKTQTAELFKILNSINEKIANEAVSEPGAEDEIAVIAYADFMRAVGQRGFKDAFESIIFSSKIAISDKSEMIEFLENLIENGYYEMGLNYVESSAAAYAGDERFEALMQKIKNHENTTRK
- a CDS encoding UDP-N-acetylmuramoyl-L-alanyl-D-glutamate--2,6-diaminopimelate ligase, with the translated sequence MKIRLENSFITDNSAECEAGCFFMRTDANAKFESEAAQKGAQIISIAQAKELLSIDPRIKIVGITGTNGKTTTAAAIYSTLLDLGFSCGLSGTRGAFINERRIDEKGLTTSSVFKTMSYLCEAGKHGCEYFVMEVSSHAIAQNRIEGLNFALKIFTNLSQDHLDYHGSMQEYAAVKSSFFADDAPKLINADDGHIKFNPANALTYGIKNAASFGVSGYGLKGGIDALLRTPNGDNAQLQSDLIGEFNLYNLTAAFAAVKILTKLPNEKIVKALANFGGVEGRVQIVNKNPLVIVDFAHTPDGIEKVLNALRASGEIIAVFGAGGDRDHGKRPKMGAIAEHFAKICIVTSDNPRSEDPDEIIEQICAGMRRKDKILKIADRKEAIARALDLAKNGEMIAILGKGDETYQEIKGVKHPFSDKQVVSELVAARGESNLD
- a CDS encoding aspartate 1-decarboxylase; this encodes MKIEILSSKIHRARVTDANLNYVGSITIGLELIEAAGLCEYQKVEILNVNNGERFATYVIRGEKKGEICLNGAAARKVCVGDVVIIVAYAQMSAKKARSFKPKIVQVNEKNEITE
- a CDS encoding YbaB/EbfC family nucleoid-associated protein, with amino-acid sequence MFEGMDFSKMGQMLDQMQAKAKQIEEENARKEFTVKSGAGMVAIRLNGAGEVLDLSIDDSLFSDKESLQILLISAINDAIKLVENEKKGAAASMLGGLGGLGDLLGNKG
- a CDS encoding polyprenyl synthetase family protein, whose translation is MDIFEKFKDYLKHNELKAPSFHPYFEEALNYMLQAGGKHFRAQLLLGVVSAVDEQRFEGALAIAMALEMIHTYSLIHDDLPAMDDADLRRGRPSLHKKYDEVTAILVGDALNTDAFLIAASANLSDEIKIKCIKTLARNAGSSGMVLGQAIDCRFENSPLKQNELEFLHLHKTGALIAAAFELGAIIGGLKDELAHELYKIGLKLGLIFQIEDDIIDATGDEASAGKPVGADGAKNSFVNLLGLAGARSYKQRLIDEVSGAMSGYDASLRDLVLNLIEKYLKG